In Oreochromis aureus strain Israel breed Guangdong linkage group 20, ZZ_aureus, whole genome shotgun sequence, the following are encoded in one genomic region:
- the scn8aa gene encoding sodium channel, voltage gated, type VIII, alpha subunit a isoform X2, with protein MAAPLLAPPGPDSFKKFTPESLAVLEQRIQEEKNKKPPKQDSSYRDDDDENKPKPNSDLEAGKSLPYIYGDIPKGMVAVPLEDLDPFYVNSQKTFIVLNKGKTIFRFSATPALYLISPFNPVRRLAIKILIHSLFSMIIMCTILTNCIFMTFSDPPEWSKQVEYTFTGIYTFESLVKITARGFCIDGFTFLRDPWNWLDFMVISMAYITEFVDLGNVSALRTFRVLRALKTISVIPGLKTIVGALIQSVKKLSDVMILTVFCLSVFALIGLQLFMGNLRHKCVIWPINTNESYLANGSKGFDWDEYITNDTNFYFLPGQLDALLCGNSSDSGRCPEGYTCMKAGRNPNYGYTSFDSFGWAFLALFRLMTQDFWENLYMLTLRAAGKTYMIFFVLVIFVGSFYLVNLILAVVAMAYEEQNQATMEEAAQKEEEFKAMLEQLKKQQEDAQTAAMATSAGTVSEDAVEDDGGGRLSCSSSEMSKLSSKSAKERRNRKKKWRQKEQEKEKGDSEKFVKSESDDGSKRSRFRFPDNRLGRKSSIMNQSLLSIPGSPFLSRHNSKSSIFSFKGRSKDVGSENEFADDEHSTVEECEERRGSLFSPYRRSSYTGFHGKRNSTVDCNGVVSLIGPGPGGRLLPEPTTEVEVKKKLSGSLMVSVDQLNTSFGRKERANSVMSVITNTLVEELEESQRKCPPCWYKFANTFLIWECCPMWIKIKEIVNLIVMDPFVDLAITICIVLNTLFMAMEHYPMTSDFEDMLSVGNLVFTGIFAGEMLFKLVAMDPYYYFQEAWNCFDGFIVTLSLVELALADVEGLSVLRSFRLLRVFKLAKSWPTLNMLIKIIGNSVGALGNLTLVLAIIVFIFAVVGMQLFGKNYKDCVCKISAECELPRWHMNDFFHSFLIVFRVLCGEWIETMWDCMEVAGQAMCLIVFMMVMVIGNLVVLNLFLALLLSSFSADNLAATDDDGEPNNLQISVMRIKKGIAWIKAKMRLLVASLLRKPPMEDEQKPLEDMYDKKLNCIANHTGVDINRDLDYAKNGNGTTSGIGSSVGKYMIDEDHMSFIHNPNLTVCVPIAVGESDFENLNTEDFSSESDNENSKELDDTSSSEGSTIDIKPDVEEVVVVETVEEYMEPEPCWTDACVAKYKCCDVDITMGWGKSWWFLRKTCYLIVEHNWFETLIIFMILLSSGALAFEDVYIEQRKTVRIILEYADRVFTYIFILEMLLKWVAYGFVKYFTNAWCWLDFFIVDVSIVSLVANALGYSDLGPIKSLRTLRALRPLRALSRFEGMRVVVNALVGAIPSIMNVLLVCLIFWLIFSIMGVNLFAGKYYYCFNETSEEYFPTSVVDNKTQCLELINQNNSEVRWKNVKINFDNVGAGYLALLQVATFKGWMDIMYAAVDSREVENQPDYEVNIYMYIYFVVFIIFGSFFTLNLFIGVIIDNFNQQKKKFGGQDIFMTEEQKKYYNAMKKLGSKKPQKPIPRPQNKIQGMVFDFVTQQVFDISIMILICLNMVTMMVETDDQSDETEIVLYWVNFIFIVIFTTEFLLKLFALRHYYFTNGWNIFDVVVVILSIVGMFLADLIEKYFVSPTLFRVIRLARIGRILRLIKGAKGIRTLLFALMMSLPALFNIGLLLFLVMFIFSIFGMSNFGYVKHGAGIDDLYNFETFGNSMIILFMITTSAGWDGLLLPILNYPPDCDPNLENPGTSVKGDCGNPSVGIFFFVMYIIISFLIVVNMYIAIILENFSVATEESADPLSEDDFETFYEIWEKFDPTASQFISFAKLSDFADALEHPLRVPKPNTIELIAMDMPMVSGDRIHCLDILFAFTKRVLGDSGELDMLRQQMEERFVAANPSKVSYEPITTTLRRKQEDVSARTIQNAYRAHLIRRGIIFKRVFANNKLENGGTNQEKKESTPSTASLPSYDSVTKPEKEKQDDNKEEWARKEKDKNQKDEWESKC; from the exons ATGGCCGCACCCCTTCTTGCACCGCCAGGACCTGACAGCTTCAAGAAGTTTACTCCAGAATCTTTGGCGGTCCTTGAGCAGCGCATCCAAGAGGAGAAGAACAAAAAGCCACCCAAGCAGGACAGCAGTTACCGCGACGACGATGACGAGAACAAGCCCAAACCAAACAGCGACCTGGAGGCTGGGAAGAGCCTGCCCTACATCTATGGGGACATCCCTAAGGGAATGGTGGCGGTACCACTGGAGGATCTGGACCCATTCTACGTGAATTCTCAAAAA ACATTTATAGTGCTAAATAAAGGGAAGACAATCTTCCGTTTTAGTGCCACACCTGCCTTGTACTTAATAAGTCCTTTTAATCCGGTTAGGCGATTAGCTATTAAAATTTTGATACATTC TCTTTTCAGCATGATCATTATGTGTACTATTTTGACCAACTGTATATTCATGACCTTTAGCGATCCTCCTGAGTGGTCAAAACAAGTAGA GTACACGTTCACGGGAATTTATACGTTTGAGTCTCTTGTAAAGATCACTGCGCGAGGCTTCTGTATAGATGGGTTTACATTCCTAAGAGATCCATGGAACTGGCTGGATTTCATGGTCATTTCGATGGC ATATATAACAGAGTTTGTGGACCTGGGCAATGTATCTGCGCTGAGAACATTCAGAGTTCTCCGAGCATTGAAAACTATCTCTGTCATTCCAG GCCTGAAGACCATTGTGGGCGCCCTGATCCAATCTGTGAAGAAGCTTTCGGATGTGATGATCCTGACCGTCTTCTGTTTGAGCGTCTTTGCCCTCATTGGTCTCCAGCTCTTCATGGGTAACCTGCGCCACAAGTGTGTGATCTGGCCAATCAACACCAACGAGAGTTACCTAGCCAATGGCAGTAAGGGCTTTGACTGggacgaatacatcacgaacgACA cCAACTTCTACTTCCTGCCTGGCCAGTTGGACGCTCTGCTCTGTGGGAACAGCTCAGACTCTGG CCGCTGCCCGGAGGGCTACACATGCATGAAAGCTGGGAGGAATCCAAACTACGGCTACACCAGCTTTGACAGCTTCGGCTGGGCCTTCCTGGCTCTCTTCCGACTCATGACACAGGACTTCTGGGAGAACCTTTACATGCTG ACCCTCAGGGCGGCAGGGAAGACCTACATGATTTTCTTTGTCTTGGTGATCTTTGTGGGTTCATTCTACTTGGTGAATCTGATCTTGGCTGTGGTAGCCATGGCCTATGAGGAGCAGAATCAGGCAACAATGGAAGAGGCTGCGCAGAAGGAAGAAGAATTCAAGGCGATGCTGGAGCAGCTAAAGAAGCAGCAGGAAGACGCTCAG ACGGCTGCAATGGCAACCTCTGCAGGCACAGTGTCGGAGGATGCGGTAGAGGACGATGGAGGAGGGCGTCTTTCCTGCAGTTCGTCCGAGATGTCAAAGCTCAGCTCCAAGAGCGCTAAAGAGCGCCGCAACCGTAAGAAGAAGTGGCGGCAGAAGGAGCAGGAGAAGGAGAAAGGCGACAGCGAGAAGTTTGTCAAGTCAGAGTCGGACGATGGCAGCAAAAGGAGCCGCTTCAGATTCCCCGATAACCGCCTGGGCCGAAAGTCTTCCATCATGAACCAG TCTCTCCTGAGTATACCGGGCTCGCCCTTCCTCTCACGCCACAACAGCAAGAGCAGCATCTTCAGTTTCAAGGGCCGCAGCAAGGACGTGGGCTCGGAGAACGAATTCGCCGACGATGAGCACAGCACCGTCGAGGAGTGCGAGGAGCGGCGAGGCTCCCTGTTCAGCCCGTACAGGCGGAGCAGCTACACCGGCTTCCACGGCAAGAGGAACAGCACGGTGGACTGCAACGGCGTGGTGTCGCTCATTGGCCCCGGGCCCGGTGGACGCCTTCTGCCTGAG CCGACTACTGAGGTTGAGGTGAAGAAGAAGCTGTCGGGCTCCCTGATGGTGTCTGTGGACCAGCTCAATACCTCCTTTGGGCGGAAAGAGCGGGCCAACAGTGTCATGAGCGTCATTACCAACACACTAGTGGAGG AGCTGGAGGAGTCTCAGCGCAAGTGTCCCCCATGCTGGTATAAGTTTGCTAACACATTCCTGATCTGGGAGTGCTGCCCTATGTGGATTAAGATCAAGGAGATTGTGAACCTAATAGTCATGGATCCCTTTGTGGACCTGGCCATCACCATCTGTATCGTCCTAAACACCCTCTTCATGGCTATGGAGCATTACCCCATGACCTCTGACTTTGAGGATATGCTGTCTGTAGGAAATCTG GTTTTCACGGGGATCTTCGCAGGAGAGATGCTTTTCAAGCTTGTAGCTATGGATCCGTACTACTACTTTCAGGAGGCCTGGAACTGTTTCGATGGATTCATTGTGACTCTGAGCTTAGTGGAGCTGGCTCTGGCTGACGTGGAGGGCCTCTCAGTCCTGCGGTCATTCCGATTG CTCAGAGTGTTTAAGCTGGCCAAGTCGTGGCCCACTCTCAACATGCTGATCAAGATCATTGGTAACTCAGTGGGAGCCTTGGGAAATCTGACTCTGGTGCTGGCCatcattgtctttatctttgcTGTGGTGGGCATGCAGCTGTTTGGGAAGAATTACAAAGACTGTGTGTGTAAGATCTCTGCTGAATGTGAGCTGCCCCGCTGGCACATGAATGACTTCTTCCACTCCTTCCTGATCGTCTTTCGTGTCCTGTGTGGTGAGTGGATCGAGACCATGTGGGACTGCATGGAGGTGGCCGGCCAGGCCATGTGCCTAATCGTCTTCATGATGGTCATGGTCATCGGTAACCTGGTG GTTTTGAACCTGTTCCTTGCCTTGTTGCTGAGCTCATTCAGTGCTGACAACTTGGCGGCGACAGATGACGACGGTGAGCCGAACAacctgcagatttctgtcatgCGCATCAAGAAAGGTATCGCATGGATAAAAGCCAAGATGCGATTACTGGTGGCCAGTCTGCTGAGGAAACCACCGATGGAAGATGAGCAGAAGCCGTTGGAAGACATGTACGACAAGAAGCTGAACTGTATCGCTAATCACACTGGCGTGGACATTAACCGTGACCTGGACTATGCCAAAAATGGTAACGGCACTACCAGTGGTATTGGCAGCAGCGTGGGCAAGTACATGATCGACGAAGACCACATGTCCTTCATCCACAACCCAAATCTGACCGTTTGCGTACCAATAGCTGTGGGAGAGTCCGACTTTGAGAACCTCAACACAGAGGACTTCAGCAGTGAGTCAGACAATGAGAACAGCAAAGAG CTGGATGACACCAGTTCTTCGGAGGGCAGCACCATCGACATCAAACCAGACGTGGAGGAGGTGGTTGTGGTGGAGACGGTTGAGGAATACATGGAACCAGAGCCATGTTGGACAGATG CGTGCGTGGCCAAGTATAAATGCTGTGATGTTGACATCACTATGGGATGGGGGAAGAGCTGGTGGTTCCTGAGAAAAACCTGCTACCTGATTGTGGAACACAACTGGTTTGAGACGCTCATCATCTTCATGATTCTCCTCAGCAGTGGCGCTCTG GCCTTCGAGGATGTGTACATTGAGCAGAGGAAGACCGTTCGGATCATTTTGGAGTATGCTGACCGGGTGTTCACCTACATTTTTATCCTGGAGATGTTGCTGAAGTGGGTTGCCTATGGTTTTGTCAAGTATTTCACCAATGCCTGGTGCTGGCTGGACTTCTTCATTGTGGAT GTGTCTATAGTCAGCCTTGTAGCTAATGCGCTGGGCTACTCCGATCTAGGGCCCATTAAATCACTCAGGACACTAAGGGCCTTGAGACCCCTCAGAGCCTTGTCACGTTTTGAAGGGATGAGG GTGGTAGTCAACGCCTTGGTGGGTGCCATCCCTTCCATTATGAATGTGTTGCTGGTTTGCCTCATCTTTTGGCTGATTTTCAGTATCATGGGGGTCAATCTCTTTGCGGGCAAGTACTACTACTGTTTCAATGAGACATCCGAGGAATATTTTCCCACCAGCGTGGTCGACAACAAGACCCAGTGCTTGGAACTCATTAACCAGAACAATTCTGAGGTCAGGTGGAAGAATGTCAAAATCAACTTTGACAATGTGGGCGCCGGCTATCTCGCACTGCTGCAAGTG GCCACATTCAAAGGGTGGATGGACATTATGTATGCAGCTGTGGATTCAAGAGAG GTGGAGAACCAGCCTGACTATGAAGTCAATATCTACATGTACATCTACTTTGTTGTCTTCATCATATTTGGCTCCTTCTTTACCCTGAACCTCTTCATTGGTGTGATCATTGACAACTTCAaccagcaaaagaaaaag TTTGGGGGTCAGGACATCTTCATGACAGAGGAACAGAAGAAGTACTACAACGCCATGAAAAAACTGGGATCCAAAAAGCCACAGAAACCTATTCCTCGACCACAG AATAAAATCCAGGGGATGGTGTTTGACTTTGTGACACAGCAAGTCTTTGACATCTCCATCATGATACTGATCTGCCTCAACATGGTCACCATGATGGTGGAAACGGACGATCAGTCAGATGAAACCGAGATCGTCCTCTACTGGGTCAACTTCATCTTTATTGTAATCTTTACCACGGAGTTCTTGCTGAAGCTTTTTGCGCTCCGCCACTATTACTTCACCAACGGCTGGAATATCTTTGACGTTGTGGTGGTCATCCTGTCCATTGTTG gTATGTTCCTGGCTGACCTTATTGAGAAGTACTTTGTGTCACCGACCTTGTTCAGGGTAATCAGGTTGGCTCGTATTGGCCGTATTCTTCGTCTGATCAAAGGAGCAAAGGGCATCCGGACTTTACTCTTTGCTTTGATGATGTCACTGCCAGCTCTTTTCAATATTGGCCTACTGCTCTTTCTCGTCATGTTCATCTTCTCCATATTTGGCATGTCTAACTTTGGCTATGTAAAACATGGAGCGGGGATTGATGACTTGTACAACTTTGAGACCTTTGGCAACAGCATGATCATCCTGTTCATGATCACCACATCGGCTGGCTGGGATGGCTTGCTACTGCCGATCCTCAACTACCCGCCGGACTGTGATCCCAACTTGGAGAACCCTGGGACTTCAGTGAAAGGTGACTGTGGTAACCCGTCAGTGGGAATCTTCTTTTTTGTCATGTATATCATCATATCTTTCCTGATTGTGGTTAACATGTACATCGCCATCATCCTGGAGAACTTCAGCGTGGCTACAGAGGAAAGTGCTGATCCCCTCAGCGAGGACGACTTTGAGACCTTCTATGAGATCTGGGAGAAGTTCGATCCCACTGCCTCTCAGTTCATTTCTTTTGCCAAGCTGTCTGACTTTGCTGATGCTTTGGAGCACCCACTTCGTGTGCCAAAGCCCAACACTATAGAACTAATTGCCATGGACATGCCCATGGTGAGTGGCGATCGCATACACTGCCTGGACATCTTGTTTGCCTTCACAAAGCGTGTGCTGGGTGACAGCGGTGAGTTGGACATGCTGAGGCAGCAGATGGAGGAGCGTTTCGTGGCAGCCAACCCCTCCAAAGTGTCGTATGAACCCATCACCACCACCCTCCGCCGCAAACAGGAGGATGTCTCTGCCAGAACTATCCAGAATGCCTACCGCGCTCACCTCATCAGGCGCGGGATCATCTTCAAGCGCGTTTTTGCTAACAATAAGCTGGAGAACGGCGGGACCAACCAGGAGAAGAAGGAGAGCACACCATCCACAGCCTCTCTGCCGTCTTATGACAGCGTGACCAAACCCGAAAAGGAGAAGCAGGATGATAACAAGGAGGAGTGGGCCAGGAAAGAGaaggacaaaaaccaaaaagatGAGTGGGAATCCAAGTGTTAG